The following is a genomic window from Thermodesulfobacteriota bacterium.
TCCCGACCGTGCAGGTTTCCTGGGTGACCATGGGGGCGAAGGTGGCCCAGGCGGGGCTGTTCTTCGGCGCGGACGACTTCGGCAGCACGATGATGGAGGAGAACGTCGTCGCCTCCGCGGGCGTCTCCTTCCGGATGACGGAGGAGGAGATCGTCCACGTTATCCGCGACGCGGGGTTCATCCCCGCACGGAGACCAGGATCGTGAACGGTGGATTACCCTTTGCGAGGATGGGCGGTGATTCGCCGCAAGGGTCGCACCGAGCACGAAGTGCAGGGATGCACGAGTGTCGAGGCAGCCCGGGAAGGCTCCGGATTTTGTTGCCTCGACCGCAGCCGAATATCGAGACGGCGAAGCCGCTCCTGCGCCATCCATGGCGCCCGCGGCACTTGGCCATCCATGGCCATTGCGAGGCGTCCCCTAAGGGGAGCGACTCGTGCGAGGGAAGCGACCCTCGCGACCACCGATCACCGTCCATTTATGAACATGAAAAGGGGTAATCCACCATGCTCGATCTGAAATACGTCCGGGAGAACATTCCCGCGGTGGAGGAGATGCTGAGGAAGCGGCGGTCCTCCTTGTCGCTCGAGGGGTTCGTCGCGCTGGACCGGGCGCGGCGGGAGAAACTCGTCGAGGTGGAAAGGATGCGCGCCGAGCGCAACGCCGCCTCGGAGGAGATCGGCCGGCTGCGGCGGGAGAAGAAGGACGCCGCGGAGCTGATGGCGCGGATGAAGGCGCTGTCGGAAACCCTCAAGGCGGCCGAAGGCGAGCTGCCGGAGATCGAACGGAGGATGGAGGAGTTCCTCCTCTCCATCCCGAACGTCCCGGACCCGTCCGTCCCCGAAGGGGCGGGGGAAGAGGACAATCCCACCGTCCGGACGTGGGGCGATCCGCCCGCGTTCCCTTTCCCGGTGAAGGACCACGTGGACCTGGGGGCGGAGCTCGACATCCTCGACTTCGACCGGGCGGCGAAGATCGCCGGCGGCCGGTTCTGCCTCTCGAAGGGGGCCGGGGCGCTCCTGGAGCGGGCGCTCATCTCCTTCATGCTCGACATCCACACGCGGGAGCACGGCTACCTGGAGGTGCTGCCCCCCTTCATGGCGAACAGCGCGTCGTTCCTCGGCACCGGCCAGCTCCCCAAGTTCGAGGAGGACCTGTTCCGCGTCGCGGGGACCGACTACTACCTCGTCCCGACGGCGGAAGTGCCCGTGACCAACATCTACCGGGACGAGATCCTCCCGGGGGAGGCGCTCCCGGTCAAGATGACCGCCTACACGCCGTGCTTCCGCGCGGAGGCGGGCTCCTACGGCAAGGACACCCGCGGCATGATCCGGCAGCACCAGTTCAACAAGGTGGAGCTGGTCAAGATCTGCCGCCCGGAGCAGTCCGCCGACGAGCTCGAGAAGCTCACTACCGACGCGGAGGACATCCTGAAGCGGCTCCGCCTGCCGTACCGGGTGATCACCCTCTGCACGGGCGACATGGGGTTCTCCTCCGCCAAGACGTACGACATCGAGGTCTGGCTCCCCTCCCAGGAGCGGTACCGGGAGATCTCCTCCTGCAGCACCTTCACCGACTTCCAGGCGCGCCGCGCGAAGATCCGGTTCCGGGACGGGGCATCGGGAAAGCCGCGCCTGGCGCACACGCTGAACGGATCGGGGCTGGCGGTGGGCAGGACGGCCGTGGCGGTCCTCGAGAATTACCAGCGGGAGGACGGCACCGTGGAGATCCCCGAGGCGCTGCGCCCTTACATGGGCGGGATGGAGCGGATCGGTAAGCGATAACCCGGTCCGTTCCCCAATCCGGGCCCGGTCCTGTTAAAATCTTCCTGTGGCCCCGAAACGCTGGGAATGCGTCGTCTGCGGGTATATCCACGAAGGGGACGAGCCGCCGGAGATCTGCCCGGTGTGCGACGCACCGAAAGAGATGTTCCGGCCGCTGGAGGACTAGACCATGGGAAATCGTGCGGAGATCGTCGTCGCCGTCCACCTGGCCATGGACCGTGAAAAGGAGGCCGCCGCCCTCTACCTGCAGTTCGCCAAGGCGGTGAAGGAGCCCAAGGCCAAAGATGTGCTCATCCGCCTCGCCTCCGACGAGGTGGGGCACCTGGACAAGCTCGAGCGGCACCTTTCCTCCGTCCTGGCGGGAAAGGATTGGGTGATCCCCCACGCCGCCCTCATGGAGGCGATGGCGGCGCGGTTCACGAAGAGCATGAAGCTCGAGCTGCCGACCGTCTCCGATATCACGCAGGCGGACGAGATCCGGATCCTGGAGCTGGCGCTGGAGCGGGAGCTGAACGCGAACCTCCAGTACCTCGCCATGGCGGAAAGCGCGGAGCCGGGCGAGGCGAGGGAGATGTTCCTGGCCCTCGCGAAGGAAGAAGATCTGCATGCGAAGGTCCTGCGCGCCGAGGTGGACTCGATCGGCCAGTTCGGTTTCTGGTTCGACATGCAGGAATTCACGATGGAGAAGTGACCGACATGGAACTGTTGAGGGCGGCGAGGCACAAGCTCGAGGAAGAGGCGCAGCGGATCGAGTACGAGCTGCGGATCGTTCTCCCGAAGGAGATCCAGGCGGCGATGGGGCAGGGAGACCTCTCCGAGAACGCCGAGTACGAGGCGGCCAAGGAGCGGCAGTCGACGCTGCACGGGCGCCTCGGGCAGATCCAGAAGCGGCTGGCCGACCTCTCCCGCATCAACGTGTCGGACATCCCGAGGGACCGCGCGGGGCTGGGCAGCGAAGTCACGGTCGAGAACCTGGAGGACGGGTCGGAGATCACCTACACCCTGGTGATCCCGGAGCTGGCCGACGGGAACCGGTCGTTCGTGTCCATCGCCTCGCCGGTGGGGAAAGGGCTGATGAACCGGAAGACCGGCGACTCGGTGACCATCACGATCCCGCGCGGGACGCTCGAATACGAGGTCCGGCGGGTCGTCACCATGTTCGGGGACGTCCTGGAGCCGGCGGAAGGATAGTTCAGGCGAGGGCGGGGAAGCGCCGGCGGACCTCCGCCGCGATCCGCTTCACGTCCTCCGACCGGGAGCGCGGGCAGACGAGCACGGCGTCCCCGCAGCGGACCACCACCGTGTCCTCCATTCCCAGGACCGCGACCACACCCCCGTCCGTCCGGACGAGGGTGTTCCTGCAGTCGTCCAGGATGACGTCGCCGAACGCGACGTTGCCTCCTTCCTCCCCGAGGAACTCGTGGAGCGAGCGCCACGTTCCCAGGTCGCTCCACCCCATGTCCGCCGGGAGGACCAGGATTCCCTTCTCCTTCTCGAGGATTCCGTGGTCGATCGAGACGGACGGCATGCGACGGTACGCCTCCGCGAGCCGGCGGGCGAGTCCCCTCCTTCCTCCGCCGAGCGCCTTCCGGAGCGGCTCGTCCACCTCCGGCAGGAGTCTCGAGAGCCGGTCCGCGAAGGCGTCGGTCCGGAACAGGAAGATCCCGCTGTTCCAGTCGAAGCGCCCCGTGCGCAGGAACCGCTTCGCCGTGGGCAGGTCGGGCTTCTCGGCGAACCGAGTGACCTGAAAGGCGCTCTTCACCCGTCCGGGGAACGGTCTGCCGCGCTCGATGTATCCGTAGCCGGTGGAGGGGTGGGTCGGCGGGATGCCGAGGGTGACGAAGCGTCCCGTCTCCCGGGCCAGCCGGAGCCCCCTGCGGACCACATCGCGGAACGCCCGGACGTTCCCGACGGCATGGTCCGCCGGGGTCGCAAGGATGACCGCCCCGGGGTCGCGCCGGGAGACGACTCCCGCGGCCAGCGCGATCGCGGGGGCCGTGTTCCGCCCCTCGGGCTCCAGCAGGATATTCTCCCGGGGGACGCCCAGCGCGGCGGGGGAGAGGTGCGGGGCGTCCTTTTTCCCGGCGACGATCCAGGTGCGCTCCGGAGGGACGAGGGGGCGGAGCCGGTCCAGCGTCTCCCGGATCATGGGGCCGCCTCCGGTGAGGTCCAGGAACTGCTTCGACCGGGACGCCCGGCTCTCCGGCCAGAACCGGGTCCCCGAGCCGCCGGCCAGCACGACCGCGTGGTCCATCGCCCTAACCCCCGGATACGGTTTTACGATAGAATAACCCGGTGGTCGAACAGCTCAAGAAAAGTTTCGTCGCGGGGATCTTCGTTCTCCTTCCCCTCTGGCTGACGGCGGCGCTCCTCCACTGGTTCTTCGGGGAGGTGGACCAGCTGTTTTCCCCGATCGTGGACGGTCTCGTCCGGAGGGTCGTCGGGGGAGTGGACCATATCCCGGGGACGGGGATCCTTACCGGCCTGGTCATTCTCCTGCTGCTCGGCACCTTGGCCCGCAACGTGGCGGGGCAGCGGCTTCTCGACGGGATCGACCGGCTGATCCAGCGGGTCCCCGGCTTCCGCTCCGTCTATTCCGCCGTGCAGCAGCTCACGAACGCCTTCTCCCCGAAAAATACGGCGTCGTTCAAGGAGGTGCTCCTCGTGGAGCACCCGAAGCCGGGCAGCTACGCCATCGGGTTCCGCACGATGACTGTCGAGGAGGGCGGGCGGCGGCTGGTGGCGGCGTTCATCCCGACGAACCACCTGTACCTCGGCGACGTCGTCTTCTTCGACGAGGAGAAGGTCATGCGGCTGGACATGTCGGTCGAACAGGCGATCCGTCTGCTGATGTCCGCGGGCATCGCCTCGCCCCGGGAATTCCGGAGGATCCCCCCTCCGGGCGCCTGTTAGACAGTTCCCCCTGTACGCCACAATTGCGTTAAACATACCGGTAAATTCTTCCGATAAAAGATGCCGAGGAGCTGAAATCACATGGATTTCGCAACGTTCGGGAATGGAGCCGGATCCGTAGATGCCCTGGATTAAGATATCGTCGTCGGCCGCCGGGCCGGCGAAATGGTCGATCGTCCGGATCGCGGCCGCGCTGCTGTTCTTTGCCTTGGGATTTGCGGGCAATCACTTCAAGCTCTCCCTCTTTTACGGCTTCGATTTCCTGTTCGGCAGCATCTTCCTGATCGTCCTGCTGAACCTGGCCGGCATCGCCTGGGCGGTGCCCGCCGCCGTCGTCGCGACGCTCTGCACGTACTCTTTCTGGCACCACCCGTACGGGATTGTCACCTTCTCGCTGGAAATCCTGTTCCTCGGGATCGCGAACCGGAAGAGGGACAGGAACATCGTCCTGCTGGACGGCATGTACTGGCTGCTCGTCGGGAGCCCGCTGAACTACCTCCTGTATACCGGGATCATGAAGGCGAGCCATCACATGGTCCTGTTCGTGATCCTGAAACAGAGCGTGAACGGGATCTTCAACGCCCTGATCGCCAGCGCCATCCTGGATTACGTCCCGATCCGCTCCTGGGCGGGAATATCGGGAGAGCGGAAGAGGGTCTCCATCCAGCAGGCGCTGTTCAACCTGATCCTTGCCGTGCTGCTGCTGCCGGTCCTGTTCATCATGGTCATGAACAGCCGGAAGGCGTTCCTGGACGCGGAAAAAACCATAACGAACGTGCTGAAGAGCACCTCGGTGGAGACCGTTTTCACGGTCGACCGGTTCCTCCAGAGGCACCTGGAGGGTGTCGAAGTCCTCGCCTTGTCCGCGGGAGAAAACGGGGCGGCGCACCCGGCGGACCTGCGGGACAGCATAAGGACGATCCGGGGGCTGTTCCCGTCCTTCAGCTACCTGTACGTTGCCGACCGGGACGGCAGGCCCGTCGCAGCGTACCCGGAGAGATACGGAACGGGAGAGTACGGGGCCGGCGCGCGCGCCTCCGGAATGCCGCTCTACGAGAAAATGAAAGACTCCCTGCGCCCCTGCGTGTCGGACGTCTTCACGGAGTCCGACGGCGCGTCCCCGCCCGTGGTCGCATTGGGCGTGCCGATATTCGGGAACGGGGGATTCGAGGGATTCGCGCTCGGAGTCCTCGACCTGGTCCGCTTCAAGGAGGAGATTACATCGGTCACGGAGCCCCATGATGTGAAGACGGTGATCGTCGACGGGCAGGGCAGGGTCGTCATCTCCGCCGCCAGGATGTTCCAGCCGACGCAGCCCCTGAACCTGCGCGAAAAGGGAGAGGTCGTTCCGTCGCGATCCGGGATCTTCCAGTGGCTTCCCCCGAAGGAGACGGCGAAATCGGCGTTCAACCGCTGGACGAATTCGTATTATTTCCTCGAAAACCCCGTGGGAGACATCGCCCCGTGGAAGGCCCTGCTGTTCGTTCCCGTGGCCCCGTACCAGAAGCAGCTCTACGAAACCACTTATATCCACACCTTCTCTTTCATGCTCGTCTTCATCGCGGTGTCGATCTTCTTTTCCGAGTTCCTGAGCCGGAAGCTGGTCCACCCCTTCGAACGGCTCAAGGAGGTGACGACCGACCTTCCCTCGAAGCTCGCCGGCCGGGAGAAGATCGACTGGCCGGAATCCGTCCTGCTGGAGATCCATTCCCTTGTCCGCAACTTCAAGGCGATGACCGCATCCCTGGCGGAGAAGTTCGTCCAGCTCAAGACCGCCAACGAATCGCTGGCGGGAGAAAAGGAGCTGCTGTCGGTCACCCTGCTCAGCATCGGCGAGGGAGTGATCACCACGGACACGTCGGGGCGGGTGGCGCTGATGAACAAGGTTTCGGAGGAGCTGACGGGCTGGGCGCAGCGGGACGCCGGGGGGCGGCCGCTCGCCGAGATCTTCCGGACCTTCGACGCGAAGGACCCGCGCAAGGAGATCCACCCGCTGCGGGATGCGGCGGCGGGCGCGCTCCACGTCGCGACCGACGACCTGCTCCTGCAGTCCCGGGACGGCGCCGGCCACATCGTCTCCGGCAGCTACGCGCCGATCCGCGACCCGCGGGGAGACATCCTCGGCGGGGTCCTGGTGTTCCGGGACAAAACGGAAAAGAAGAAGATGGAGGAGCGGCTGCTGAACGCCCAGAAGCTCGAATCGGTCGGCGTGCTGGCGGGCGGGATCGCGCACGACTTCAACAACCTTCTTTCGGCGATCGTCGGGAACCTCTCCATGGTGAAGGCCGGGGGGAACCACCCTTCCGTCGATTCCCTGGAGGAGATCGAGAAGGCCGCCCAGCGGGCCGTCGGGTTGACCCAGCAGCTCCTGACGTTTTCCAAGGGCGGGGCGCCGGTCCGGAAGGCGGTGTCCGTCTCCGAGCTGATCCGGCAGTCCGCCGTGTTCGTCACCCGGGGGTCGAGCGTCCGCTGCGAGTTCCGCATCGAGCCGGACCTGCGGCCCGCGTTCGTCGACGAGGGGCAGCTGAGCCAGGTCGTGAACAACCTCGTGATCAACGCGATGCAGGCGATGGAGAAGGGCGGCGTGGTCCGGATCTCCGCGGAGAACGTGCGCGCGGATTCGCCGCCGGAGGGGATCCGGCCGGCGGGGGCCATGGTGAGGGTGTCGGTGCGGGACGATGGCCCCGGCATTCCCGCCGAGGTCCTTCCCCGGATCTTCGATCCGTACTTCACGACCAAGGAGCGCGGCAGCGGGCTGGGGCTGGCGACCGTGTACTCCATCGTCAAGCGGCACGACGGCCATATCGAGGTGGAGTCCCGTCCGGGAGAGGGGACGGAGTTTCACGTGTACCTTCCGGTTTCCGAGAAGCTTCCGGAAACCGCAGGGAAGCCGGCAGAGGGACCCCGGAACGGGAAGGGGAGCATTCTCCTGATGGACGACGAGGAAGCCATCCTGCGTCTCGCCCAAAGGATGCTGGGCAAGCTGGGGTACGAGACGGCCTGCTCGAAGGACGGCGCGGAGGCGATCGGCCTGTACGAGCGGGCGCTCGCCGCGGGGCAACCGTACGACGCGGTCATCATGGACCTGACGATCCCGGGAGGGATGGGGGGGAAGGAAGCGATCGGGATCCTGAAAAGGATCGATCCCGGCGTCGTCGCCATCGTCTCCAGCGGCTATTCGAACGACCCGGTCCTCGCCGATCCGGCCCGGTTCGGGTTCTCGGGCATCGTGCCGAAGCCGTACACGCTCCAGATGCTGAGCGAGGTCGTGCACAAGGCGATCGATCCGCCCGTCAGGCCGTGACCGCCAGCTCCAGCGGGGGACGCTTTATGCCGCCGCGCCGCAGCGCCTCGGTTCCCCGGATGTAGATATCCGTCTGGAACGCCTTCTCGAACCGCACGTCCATCACGTATGCCTTGGCCTGGAGCCGCATGGCCAGCCGGCCCGATACGGCCGCCTCGGAGGCGACCACCTCGACCGGCTTCTTCAGGAAGATGTAGCGGCTGGTCACCAGCGTCTCGTGGAGGATGTCGCGCGCCGCGGCCAGGTCCGAGTCCAGCGCCACGTGGAAGTCCATGGTCACCATCATGTCCAGGTTTCCCGCGTTCCCCGAGGACACGACGTCGGCGAGGAACCGGTGGTTCGGGATCGTGACCAGGTTGTCGTCCAGGGTGACGAGACGGACCGCCCGGAGGCCGATGTTCCGGATCTCCCCGTAGACGTTCCCGAAGGTCACCCGGTCGCCGACCTGGAAGGGGCGGTCGAACAGCAGGATGAGGCCGGCGATCAGGGAGCTCACCAGGTCCTTGGACGCGAACCCCAGCGCCACGGCCGCGCTGCCGGCGGCCGCGAAGAGGATCTCGCGCGACGGCTGGATCACCGCCAGGAACAGGAAGGCGCTGCCGAAGATGTAGATGACGAATTCGAGGACGGTGGCGACCTGGGATACCAGGATGCGGCGGGTGGGAAGGCGCCGGTGGAGGCCGGTCGCGAGCCGCCGGAGCAGGCGGACCGCCGCGAC
Proteins encoded in this region:
- a CDS encoding ferritin family protein: MGNRAEIVVAVHLAMDREKEAAALYLQFAKAVKEPKAKDVLIRLASDEVGHLDKLERHLSSVLAGKDWVIPHAALMEAMAARFTKSMKLELPTVSDITQADEIRILELALERELNANLQYLAMAESAEPGEAREMFLALAKEEDLHAKVLRAEVDSIGQFGFWFDMQEFTMEK
- a CDS encoding DUF502 domain-containing protein — protein: MVEQLKKSFVAGIFVLLPLWLTAALLHWFFGEVDQLFSPIVDGLVRRVVGGVDHIPGTGILTGLVILLLLGTLARNVAGQRLLDGIDRLIQRVPGFRSVYSAVQQLTNAFSPKNTASFKEVLLVEHPKPGSYAIGFRTMTVEEGGRRLVAAFIPTNHLYLGDVVFFDEEKVMRLDMSVEQAIRLLMSAGIASPREFRRIPPPGAC
- a CDS encoding ATP-binding protein, which encodes MPWIKISSSAAGPAKWSIVRIAAALLFFALGFAGNHFKLSLFYGFDFLFGSIFLIVLLNLAGIAWAVPAAVVATLCTYSFWHHPYGIVTFSLEILFLGIANRKRDRNIVLLDGMYWLLVGSPLNYLLYTGIMKASHHMVLFVILKQSVNGIFNALIASAILDYVPIRSWAGISGERKRVSIQQALFNLILAVLLLPVLFIMVMNSRKAFLDAEKTITNVLKSTSVETVFTVDRFLQRHLEGVEVLALSAGENGAAHPADLRDSIRTIRGLFPSFSYLYVADRDGRPVAAYPERYGTGEYGAGARASGMPLYEKMKDSLRPCVSDVFTESDGASPPVVALGVPIFGNGGFEGFALGVLDLVRFKEEITSVTEPHDVKTVIVDGQGRVVISAARMFQPTQPLNLREKGEVVPSRSGIFQWLPPKETAKSAFNRWTNSYYFLENPVGDIAPWKALLFVPVAPYQKQLYETTYIHTFSFMLVFIAVSIFFSEFLSRKLVHPFERLKEVTTDLPSKLAGREKIDWPESVLLEIHSLVRNFKAMTASLAEKFVQLKTANESLAGEKELLSVTLLSIGEGVITTDTSGRVALMNKVSEELTGWAQRDAGGRPLAEIFRTFDAKDPRKEIHPLRDAAAGALHVATDDLLLQSRDGAGHIVSGSYAPIRDPRGDILGGVLVFRDKTEKKKMEERLLNAQKLESVGVLAGGIAHDFNNLLSAIVGNLSMVKAGGNHPSVDSLEEIEKAAQRAVGLTQQLLTFSKGGAPVRKAVSVSELIRQSAVFVTRGSSVRCEFRIEPDLRPAFVDEGQLSQVVNNLVINAMQAMEKGGVVRISAENVRADSPPEGIRPAGAMVRVSVRDDGPGIPAEVLPRIFDPYFTTKERGSGLGLATVYSIVKRHDGHIEVESRPGEGTEFHVYLPVSEKLPETAGKPAEGPRNGKGSILLMDDEEAILRLAQRMLGKLGYETACSKDGAEAIGLYERALAAGQPYDAVIMDLTIPGGMGGKEAIGILKRIDPGVVAIVSSGYSNDPVLADPARFGFSGIVPKPYTLQMLSEVVHKAIDPPVRP
- a CDS encoding mechanosensitive ion channel domain-containing protein produces the protein MDEGLIDRVENLAGRLDVWTVLLLFAGILFLVAAVRLLRRLATGLHRRLPTRRILVSQVATVLEFVIYIFGSAFLFLAVIQPSREILFAAAGSAAVALGFASKDLVSSLIAGLILLFDRPFQVGDRVTFGNVYGEIRNIGLRAVRLVTLDDNLVTIPNHRFLADVVSSGNAGNLDMMVTMDFHVALDSDLAAARDILHETLVTSRYIFLKKPVEVVASEAAVSGRLAMRLQAKAYVMDVRFEKAFQTDIYIRGTEALRRGGIKRPPLELAVTA
- a CDS encoding sugar phosphate nucleotidyltransferase codes for the protein MDHAVVLAGGSGTRFWPESRASRSKQFLDLTGGGPMIRETLDRLRPLVPPERTWIVAGKKDAPHLSPAALGVPRENILLEPEGRNTAPAIALAAGVVSRRDPGAVILATPADHAVGNVRAFRDVVRRGLRLARETGRFVTLGIPPTHPSTGYGYIERGRPFPGRVKSAFQVTRFAEKPDLPTAKRFLRTGRFDWNSGIFLFRTDAFADRLSRLLPEVDEPLRKALGGGRRGLARRLAEAYRRMPSVSIDHGILEKEKGILVLPADMGWSDLGTWRSLHEFLGEEGGNVAFGDVILDDCRNTLVRTDGGVVAVLGMEDTVVVRCGDAVLVCPRSRSEDVKRIAAEVRRRFPALA
- the serS gene encoding serine--tRNA ligase; the protein is MLDLKYVRENIPAVEEMLRKRRSSLSLEGFVALDRARREKLVEVERMRAERNAASEEIGRLRREKKDAAELMARMKALSETLKAAEGELPEIERRMEEFLLSIPNVPDPSVPEGAGEEDNPTVRTWGDPPAFPFPVKDHVDLGAELDILDFDRAAKIAGGRFCLSKGAGALLERALISFMLDIHTREHGYLEVLPPFMANSASFLGTGQLPKFEEDLFRVAGTDYYLVPTAEVPVTNIYRDEILPGEALPVKMTAYTPCFRAEAGSYGKDTRGMIRQHQFNKVELVKICRPEQSADELEKLTTDAEDILKRLRLPYRVITLCTGDMGFSSAKTYDIEVWLPSQERYREISSCSTFTDFQARRAKIRFRDGASGKPRLAHTLNGSGLAVGRTAVAVLENYQREDGTVEIPEALRPYMGGMERIGKR
- a CDS encoding rubredoxin-like domain-containing protein is translated as MAPKRWECVVCGYIHEGDEPPEICPVCDAPKEMFRPLED
- the greA gene encoding transcription elongation factor GreA, with product MELLRAARHKLEEEAQRIEYELRIVLPKEIQAAMGQGDLSENAEYEAAKERQSTLHGRLGQIQKRLADLSRINVSDIPRDRAGLGSEVTVENLEDGSEITYTLVIPELADGNRSFVSIASPVGKGLMNRKTGDSVTITIPRGTLEYEVRRVVTMFGDVLEPAEG